One Ranitomeya variabilis isolate aRanVar5 chromosome 5, aRanVar5.hap1, whole genome shotgun sequence DNA window includes the following coding sequences:
- the LOC143774115 gene encoding uncharacterized protein LOC143774115 yields the protein MSSSSSSSEECPGPERESETSSSTAAEAEQEQQAHVRVARWRVQEQDEEFIDNDLLSSLVEERVPLWDTQVQQHSFNVVIWRLRNEVAREMMDGWDNITAWVHEESLNKVRTCWRLMKDRFNKDLRQESQVPSGSAARIRKYNHHRMLAFLRPVLAHRLTWSSTLEP from the exons ATgtcttcttcatcctcatcttctgaGGAGTGCCCTGGCCCTGAACGGGAAAgtgag aCCAGTTCTTCCACTGCAGCGGAAGCAGAACAGGAGCAGCAGGCACACGTTAGGGTGGCAAGATGGCGT gtTCAAGAACAGGATGAAGAATTCATCGATAATGACCTCCTAAGTTCCCTGGtcgaggagcgagtcccgttgtgggacacccaggttcAGCAACACTCATTCAACGTGGTCATCTGGAGGCTGCGGAATGAGGTGGCCCGAGAGAtgatggatggctgggacaacatTACGGCATGGGTCCACGAGGAATCTT TGAACAAAGTCAGAACAtgttggcgtttgatgaaggaccgcttcaacaaggaccttcgtcaggaGAGCCAGGTTCctagtggttctgcagcaaggatcagaaaatataatcatcaccgcatgctggcatttttgagaccagtccttgcccacAGACT aacctggagcagcaccctcgaaccttga